In Trifolium pratense cultivar HEN17-A07 linkage group LG7, ARS_RC_1.1, whole genome shotgun sequence, a genomic segment contains:
- the LOC123897975 gene encoding probable WRKY transcription factor 65, translating to MERSSLSSSAKRRGIKKRVVEIPMKDVEGTNTPPSDSWAWRKYGQKPIKGSPYPRGYYRCSSSKSCPARKQVERNHVDPTVLLVTYTSDHNHAVPAPRNYRNTSNAAASNKDSESEQEPETEPEERFTDLGEEPLISPTDELGGWLGEVDAIASPAGLECPVFSEAEVSMLGEEEMSLFADLGELPECSPVFWRGRRSSDGGAGDVSVGPLVEANCSL from the exons ATGGAAAGATCATCACTCTCTTCATCAGCTAAAAG GCGTGGTATAAAGAAAAGAGTAGTAGAAATTCCAATGAAGGATGTGGAAGGGACTAATACTCCACCGTCCGATTCATGGGCATGGAGAAAATACGGTCAAAAACCCATCAAAGGTTCCCCTTATCCAAG AGGATACTATAGATGTAGCAGTTCAAAGAGTTGCCCAGCGAGAAAACAAGTAGAAAGGAACCATGTGGACCCCACGGTGCTTCTTGTAACATACACTTCCGATCACAACCACGCCGTGCCGGCACCTAGAAACTACCGCAACACAAGCAACGCCGCCGCATCAAACAAAGACTCCGAATCAGAACAAGAACCAGAAACAGAACCGGAGGAAAGGTTTACGGATCTTGGTGAGGAGCCGTTGATCTCCCCTACGGATGAGTTAGGCGGATGGTTGGGAGAAGTGGATGCGATCGCGTCACCGGCGGGTCTGGAATGTCCGGTTTTCTCGGAGGCGGAAGTTTCGATGTTGGGAGAAGAGGAGATGTCGTTATTCGCGGATCTCGGTGAGTTGCCGGAGTGTTCGCCGGTGTTTTGGAGAGGGAGGAGGAGTAGCGACGGCGGTGCCGGTGATGTTAGTGTGGGAC
- the LOC123898742 gene encoding uncharacterized protein LOC123898742, producing the protein MEADEILKLFDTCWFGHQNSSTSTSSHENQHHQINEESSKLSRIQSNHTRSMSDQLNMASFKHDSLSPNSVFFQPNLQTILSGIDVTDYTEAEKQAQLQLHVLPKKNIIRNGRRRRESKSLSDLEFEEVKGFMDLGFVFSEEDKDTNLVTIIPGLQRLGKNGEEEEKEEDCSAIQRPYLSEAWEIQDRRKEEKPLMKWKISAPINEVDMKYSLKCWAHTVASAVK; encoded by the coding sequence ATGGAAGCAGATGAAATCTTGAAGCTCTTTGATACTTGTTGGTTTGGCCATCAAAATTCTTCAACATCAACAAGTTCTCATGAAAACCAACATCATCAAATTAACGAAGAATCGTCAAAGCTTTCGCGAATCCAATCCAATCACACAAGGTCCATGAGTGACCAGTTGAACATGGCAAGTTTCAAACATGATTCTCTGTCTCCAAACTCTGTCTTTTTTCAACCAAATCTTCAAACAATCCTCTCAGGTATAGATGTCACAGATTACACAGAAGCTGAAAAGCAAGCACAGTTGCAACTTCATGTTTTGCCTAAGAAGAACATCATAAGAAATGGAAGGAGAAGAAGAGAAAGCAAGAGTTTATCAGACCTTGAGTTTGAGGAAGTAAAAGGGTTCATGGATCTTGGTTTTGTTTTCTCAGAGGAAGATAAAGATACAAACTTGGTTACAATCATACCTGGTTTGCAAAGGTTAGGAAAGAATGGTGAggaggaagaaaaagaagaggatTGTTCTGCAATTCAAAGACCTTACCTTTCTGAAGCATGGGAGATTCAAGATAGGAGAAAGGAAGAGAAGCCTTTGATGAAATGGAAAATTTCTGCTCCTATCAATGAAGTTGATATGAAATATAGTCTCAAGTGTTGGGCTCACACTGTTGCTTCTGCTGTAAAATGA
- the LOC123899991 gene encoding uncharacterized protein LOC123899991 — MEAEEILKLFDTCWFGHQNSSTSTSSHENQHHQINEESSKLSRIQTNHTRSMSDQLNMASFKHDSLSPNSVFFQPNLQTILSGIDVTDYTEAEKQAQLQFHVLPKKNIIRNGRRKRESKSLSDLEFEEVKGFMDLGFVFSEEDKDTNLVTIIPGLQRLGKNGEEEEKEEDCSAIQRPYLSEAWEIQERRKKEKPSMNWKIHAPTNEADMKYSLKCWAHTVASAVK; from the coding sequence ATGGAAGCAGAAGAAATCTTGAAGCTCTTTGATACTTGTTGGTTTGGCCATCAAAATTCTTCAACATCAACAAGTTCTCATGAAAACCAACATCATCAAATTAATGAAGAATCGTCGAAGCTTTCACGAATCCAAACCAATCACACAAGGTCCATGAGTGACCAGTTGAACATGGCAAGTTTCAAACATGATTCTCTGTCTCCAAACTCTGTCTTTTTTCAACCAAATCTTCAAACAATCCTCTCAGGTATAGATGTCACAGATTACACAGAAGCTGAAAAGCAAGCACAATTGCAATTTCATGTTTTGCCTAAGAAGAACATCATAAGAAATGGAAGGAGAAAAAGAGAAAGCAAGAGTTTATCAGACCTTGAGTTTGAGGAAGTAAAAGGGTTCATGGATCTTGGTTTTGTTTTCTCAGAGGAAGATAAAGATACAAACTTGGTTACAATCATACCTGGTTTGCAAAGGTTAGGAAAGAATGGTGAggaggaagaaaaagaagaggatTGTTCTGCAATTCAAAGACCTTACCTTTCTGAAGCATGGGAGATTCAGGAaaggagaaagaaagagaagcCTTCGATGAATTGGAAAATTCATGCTCCTACCAATGAAGCTGATATGAAATATAGTCTCAAGTGTTGGGCTCACACTGTTGCTTCTGCTGTAAAATGA